The following nucleotide sequence is from Thermodesulfobacteriota bacterium.
AAAGGGGTTGCGCAGCACCAGGGTCGCATCCCGGGCCGGCCCCACCGAGACGATCCAGACCGGCACGCCGGTCAGCTCCTCGATGCGCTGCAGATAGTCCCGGGCTGCCTGGGGCAGGGCGGCGAGCTGGCGCAAGCCGCCGATCTCCTCCCGCCAGCCGGCCAGTTCCTCATAGACAGGCTGCAGCCGGGCCACGGTGCGGATGTTCCCCGGCATGGCCGTGAAGAAGCGGCCGTCCTCCTGGTAGCTGGTTCCCACCTGCAAGAAGTCCTCCCCCGAGAGCACATCCAGCTTGGTGATGGCGAGGCCAGTGACGCCATTGAGGCGCACCGCCTCGTTCACCACCACCGCGTCCAGCCAGCCGCAGCGCCGGCGGCGACCGGTGGTGGCGCCGAATTCGCCCCCGCGGCTCTGCAGCCGGTCACCGGTGGCATCATGGAGCTCGCTGGGGAAGGGGCCGGCGCCGACCCGGGTGGTGTAGGCCTTGCAAATGCCCAGCACGGCATCGATGCCGGTGGGGCCGAAGCCGGCGCCGGTGCAGGCACCCCCAGCCACGGTGTTGGAGGAGGTGACAAAGGGGTAGGTGCCGTGGTCGATGTCGAGCTGGGTGCCCTGGGCGCCTTCGAAGAGGATATGCCGGCCCTGGCGCCGGGCGCCAGCCAGCTCCAGCGAGACGTTGGTGACGTACGGCGCCAGCCGCTCGCCAAAGGCCGCGTACTGGGCGTAGATGGCCTCCGCATCCACCGGCTCGGCGTTGTAGAGCCGGGTGAGGAGGAAGTTCTTCTCCTCCACCACTTCCGAAAGCTTCTGGCGGCACAGCTCCGGATCGAGAAGATCCCCCACCTTGATGCCCTTGCGGGCGATCTTGTCGGCATAGCACGGCCCGATGCCCCGGCCGGTGGTGCCGATCCTGGTGCCGCCGGCCTTGGCCTCCGCCGCCAGATCCAGGGCCTTGTGGTACGGCATGATCAGGTGGGTGCGCTCGCTGATCCCCAGCCGGCGCGGCGTCACCTGGATGCCACTGGCCGCCAGGCCTTCGATCTCCCCTAGCAGCACCGCCGGATCAAGAACGACGCCGTTGCCGATCAGGCACTTCTTGTCTTCGTACAGGATGCCCGAGGGGATGAGATGGAAGATGAACTGCTTGCCTTCCACCACCAGGGTGTGGCCGGCGTTGTTGCCGCCCTGGAAGCGAACGATGTAGTCCGCATGGTGGGACAACAGATCGACGATCTTGCCTTTGCCTTCGTCACCCCATTGGGTGCCCACCACCACCACACTGGCCATGGTCTCTTCCCCCCATCGCGGAACACCGCGTCTTGCCGTTTTTTGCCCGGCCGGCCAGGGTCGATCCCGGCAGCCGAGCCGACCGGCAACCTTAGTCAATGGGAAGCGAAAAGTCAACCAGGCCGGGCCGGCAGCAGGAAGCGCAGGACCAGGGCCTATTCCTCGGCCAGCGCCGGGAAGGACAGGGTGAAGGTCGTGCCGCTGCCAGGCACGGATTGCACCTGGACGGTGCCGTTGTGGGCGCCGACGATCTGCTTGACCAGGAAGAGGCCAAGGCCCGTGCCTTCCGGCTTGGTCGTGAAGCGCTCCTCGAAGATGCGGGGGAGGATGGCGGCGGGGATGCCGGGCCCGTTGTCGCTGATGCTCGCCAGGACCCGCTGGCCCTCCTGCCAGAGCCGGATGCGGATCTCGGGCTCCGCCCGGTTCTCCAGGGCTTCCATGGCGTTGACGAAGAGATTGACGAAGACCCGTTGCAGCTGGTGGCCCTTGCAGCGCACGAGCAGCCGGCCGGTGGGGAGCTCCCGGTGCACCTTGCCGCGGAAGCGCCGGGCATACATGTCCAGGGCCTGGAGCAGCTCGGGAACCGACTGGGGGACCGCCGTTTCGTCAACATGGCGCAGGTAGCTGGTGTAGCCCCGGCAGATGTCGCAGCCCAGCCGGACACTGCCCAGGATCTCCATGGCCTCGGCTCTTACGGCGGCCTTCTCGGGCACGCTGTCCGGGAGGAGGTCCGGGAGGTAGCGCACGCCCAGGGCCAGGGTGAGGATGTTGTTGAGATCATGGGCCAGACAGCCGGCCTGGATGCCCAGCTCGGCCTTCTGGCGGAGGATCTCCGTCTCGTGCTCCATGAGGGAGATGCTGGCCCGCAGCTGATCCCGCTGGGCCTTGATCTCGAGATGGGTGCGAACCCGGGCCCGGATGATGGGCAGCTTGAAGGGCTTGGTGATGTAGTCCGCAGCCCCGAGGGCGAAGCCTTGCGCCTCGTCGTCCACCTCGCCGCGGGCGGTGACGAAGATCACCGGGATGTCGCGGCTCTGGGGGTCTGCCTTCAGTCGCCGGCAGATCTCGTAGCCGTTCATCCCAGGCATCATGATATCGAGCAGGATGAGGTCTGGTGGCTGGGCGGCGATATCGGCCAGCGCTGTTTCACCGTCCAGGGCGCCGGCACACTCGTACTCCTGCCCCAGGGCATGGCTCAGGAGGTCGATGGAGCTGGTCTCGTCATCGATGATGAGAATCGTCTTTCTGTCCATGGCGCACTCCTCCGCTGGCCGAGTCGCCCCCTCAGCAGCCAAGAGTCTCTCTTTCCTCCTGGGAGTCGGCGTGCTCGAAGGCGATCTGGCGGAACATCGCCTCCTGCTCGGCAAAGACGGCCAAGACCTCCGGATCGAAATGGCTGGGCCTGGTGCGGCCGTCGCCCTGGATGATGATCTCCACCGCCCGGCGGTGCGACAAGGGAGCCTTGTACACCCGCCGGCTGATCAGGGCGTCGTAGACGTCGGCCAGGGCCATCAGCCGGCCGCCCAAAGGGATGGCATCGCCCCTGAGCCCGCCCGGGTAGCCGGTGCCGTCCCACCGCTCGTGGTGGGTCTGGGCGATCTGCCGGGCAAAGGCCAGAAACGAGTCGGCCGGCAGCTTCTCCTCGGTGCGGCGGATGGCGTTGGCGCCGTATTCGGCGTGCTTCTGCATGGCGGTAAACTCTTCGGCGCTCAACGGCCCGGGCTTGAACAGGATGTGATCCGGCACCCCCACCTTGCCGATGTCGTGCAGGGGGGCTGACTTGTAGAGCAGCTCCAGGGACTCCTCGTCGAGCGCCTTCTGAAACCGTGGCTGCCGCCGCAAGGCCTCGGCCAGCAGCCGGACATAGTATTTCGTCCGCTGGATGTGGCCGCCGGTCTCCGGATCCCGGTATTCCGCCAGGGCTGCCAGGCCATCGATGGTGACCTCCTTGGTGATAGCCAGCTCCCTGGTCCGTGCCCGGACCAGCTCCGCCAGCCCGTCCCGGTGCTTCTTCAACTCCAGGTGATTGCGGACCCGGGCCCGTACCAGAGCCGGCGTGAACGGCTTGGCAATGTAGTCCACCGCTCCCAGCTTCAGGCCGGCGACCTCATCGTCTTCGCCGGTGAGGGCAGACAGGAAGATCACCGGAATGTCCCGGGTCCGGGGATTCGCCTTCAGTCGCCGGCAGACCTCGTAGCCATTCAGGCCCGGCATCATGATGTCGAGCAGGATCAGGTCCGGCGGGCCGTTGGCGATGTCCTCCAGGGCCGTCTCCCCGTCCAGGGCCGCGAAGACCTGGTAGTCGTCGCCCAGGACATCGGTCAGAAGGTCGATATTGGCTTCCACGTCGTCCACAAGCATGACCGCTTCCCGCGCCTTGTCAGCCATGACTTTCCTCGCACCCGCGATGAAGGTTGATCAGTCACCCAGGACAGCGTGCCGGATCTGTCCGAGCAGCCTTTCCGCCTCCCGGAACCGGTAGCGCTCCGCCAGGGAGGCCAGCTCCTGCACGGCGGCGGCGTGACCCTCGGGCCAGGCGTAGCGCCGCAGCTCCTGCGCCAGACCCTTGCTTTCCCGGGGCCGGCGCTGCCGCAGGTGTGGCGCCAGCTCCGCCAACAGGGACGCCAGAAGGCCCGGATCACCGGCGGGTCGTTCCGCCTCTGGCTTGCCGGCAGCCGCGGCGGCGACAAAGGTCGCCAGACCTTCGAGGACGCTGGACAGGGCGGCGGTCAGGGCAGCCAGGCCGGTGGCGAGGGCCTCGGTGCGACCGTTCCGGATCCCCTGCTCCAGGGCGGCCGCTGCCTCCTCCACCACGCTGGCCCCGATATTGCCCGCCACCCCGCGGACGGCATGGGCCAACTGCCGCAGCTGCTCCACATCCCCTGCAGCCAGGGCTGCCCGCATCCGGTCGGCCAGGTCCCGGTTGTCTTCGAGGAACCTGCCGAGGATGTTGGTGTACAGCGCCCGGTTGCCGGCCATCCGCTTCAGGCCATCGGCGATCCTGATCCCGGGCAGGGATTCCGGCAACAGCACATCGTCCTTCTTGACCCGGGTCTCGCTTTGCATCACCGGCCGGTGGCCCGGTCGGATCCAGCGCGCCAGCACCCGGTACAGCTCATCGGGATCGATGGGCTTGGTGACATGGTCATTCATGCCCGCGGCCAGGGATTTCTCCCGGTCGCCGGCCATGGCGTGGGCGGTCATGGCCACGATGGGCAGATCCTTGACTGGCCCGGCCAGGGAGCGGATGGCGCGGCTGGCGGCCAGGCCATCCATCTCCGGCATCTGGATGTCCATGAGCACCAGGTCGAAGGCCTCTTCTCGGACCGCGTCCACCGCCTCCCGGCCGTTGCCGGCCACCGCCACCACCAGGCCGACCTGGCCCAGGAGCTCGCCGGCCACCTGCTGGTTGATCTCGTTGTCCTCCACGAGCAGGATCCGTGCCCCCCGGATGGCGGCCAGGCCCACGGCCGGGGCCTGCTCCGTGCCCCGCTGGCCACTTCCGGTGTCCCGAGCCAGGCCGAAGAGCCCCATGATGGCGTCGAAGAGCCGGGAGCGGCTGATGGGCTTGGCCAGAAAGCCCGCCCCCAGCTCGGTGGCGGTCTGGCGGGCCAGCCCGGCCCCTTCCGCCTCGTAGCCCAGAAAGAGGATCGGGATCAGCCGGAAGCGCGGATCCTCCCGCAGGCGCTTGACGGTGGCCAGGCCGTTGCGCTGGGGCAGCCGCCAGTCCACCAGCAGGAGCTCGAAGGGGGCGCGATCCGCCCCAGCCTGCTGCATCCGCGTCAAGGCCTCCCGGCAGGAATCGACCACCGCCGGCACGAAGCCAAACGAGCGCAGA
It contains:
- a CDS encoding adenylosuccinate synthase → MASVVVVGTQWGDEGKGKIVDLLSHHADYIVRFQGGNNAGHTLVVEGKQFIFHLIPSGILYEDKKCLIGNGVVLDPAVLLGEIEGLAASGIQVTPRRLGISERTHLIMPYHKALDLAAEAKAGGTRIGTTGRGIGPCYADKIARKGIKVGDLLDPELCRQKLSEVVEEKNFLLTRLYNAEPVDAEAIYAQYAAFGERLAPYVTNVSLELAGARRQGRHILFEGAQGTQLDIDHGTYPFVTSSNTVAGGACTGAGFGPTGIDAVLGICKAYTTRVGAGPFPSELHDATGDRLQSRGGEFGATTGRRRRCGWLDAVVVNEAVRLNGVTGLAITKLDVLSGEDFLQVGTSYQEDGRFFTAMPGNIRTVARLQPVYEELAGWREEIGGLRQLAALPQAARDYLQRIEELTGVPVWIVSVGPARDATLVLRNPFAA
- a CDS encoding HD domain-containing phosphohydrolase; amino-acid sequence: MADKAREAVMLVDDVEANIDLLTDVLGDDYQVFAALDGETALEDIANGPPDLILLDIMMPGLNGYEVCRRLKANPRTRDIPVIFLSALTGEDDEVAGLKLGAVDYIAKPFTPALVRARVRNHLELKKHRDGLAELVRARTRELAITKEVTIDGLAALAEYRDPETGGHIQRTKYYVRLLAEALRRQPRFQKALDEESLELLYKSAPLHDIGKVGVPDHILFKPGPLSAEEFTAMQKHAEYGANAIRRTEEKLPADSFLAFARQIAQTHHERWDGTGYPGGLRGDAIPLGGRLMALADVYDALISRRVYKAPLSHRRAVEIIIQGDGRTRPSHFDPEVLAVFAEQEAMFRQIAFEHADSQEERETLGC
- a CDS encoding response regulator, whose protein sequence is MDRKTILIIDDETSSIDLLSHALGQEYECAGALDGETALADIAAQPPDLILLDIMMPGMNGYEICRRLKADPQSRDIPVIFVTARGEVDDEAQGFALGAADYITKPFKLPIIRARVRTHLEIKAQRDQLRASISLMEHETEILRQKAELGIQAGCLAHDLNNILTLALGVRYLPDLLPDSVPEKAAVRAEAMEILGSVRLGCDICRGYTSYLRHVDETAVPQSVPELLQALDMYARRFRGKVHRELPTGRLLVRCKGHQLQRVFVNLFVNAMEALENRAEPEIRIRLWQEGQRVLASISDNGPGIPAAILPRIFEERFTTKPEGTGLGLFLVKQIVGAHNGTVQVQSVPGSGTTFTLSFPALAEE